In Pseudobacter ginsenosidimutans, the following are encoded in one genomic region:
- a CDS encoding RagB/SusD family nutrient uptake outer membrane protein yields MNPLQNIFKVSMLLTGLVLFAGCEKLITVPPPRNTITTSQVFGNDVQAEGAVAGMYTLMINSGSVATERNLAKELWSAGMITLMTGMSAGEFVNPDGTDNAAYYALTTNRLTLITGAVTNNIWTTIYKSIYLANGIIEGIADSESGAFSAEARKQFSAEAKLVRALAYFYLINIYGDVPLALTVDHNQTKRMRKTPVQDIYRQIIQDLKDAREGLKTDFSQAAGERVRPNKFAASALLARVYLYTGDYPNAAAMATEVINETGSFGLETDLTKTFIATSREAIWQLKSNVTNGLMYATPEGYLLNSSQHTLTPQFNLMPHLLDAFEPGDKRRAWIDSTDNSSDNRPPVKSYYPLKYRIGQFNNTVSSPREYYVLLRLAEMYLIRSEARANGAEGGPAAGVADINVIRHRAGLDDLPEEMGKEDLLLAIEKERQVELFAEWGHRWFDLKRTNRATTVLSSISMKQPWQGDYQLLYPIPEKEIEYNNNLLQNPGYLF; encoded by the coding sequence ATGAACCCACTTCAAAATATATTCAAAGTATCGATGCTGCTGACAGGTTTAGTGCTGTTTGCCGGTTGTGAAAAGCTCATAACTGTTCCGCCTCCACGAAATACGATCACAACTTCACAGGTTTTCGGGAATGATGTTCAGGCTGAGGGTGCAGTTGCAGGAATGTATACGCTGATGATCAATAGCGGATCTGTGGCAACAGAACGGAACCTTGCAAAAGAGCTCTGGTCTGCCGGCATGATAACACTGATGACAGGAATGTCTGCCGGTGAGTTCGTCAATCCGGACGGGACCGATAACGCTGCTTATTACGCACTCACTACCAACAGGCTTACACTTATTACAGGAGCCGTCACCAATAATATCTGGACTACTATATACAAATCCATTTATCTGGCTAACGGCATCATTGAAGGCATTGCAGACTCGGAGTCGGGCGCATTTTCTGCTGAAGCAAGAAAGCAGTTCTCCGCCGAAGCAAAACTGGTAAGAGCACTGGCCTATTTCTATCTCATCAATATCTATGGTGATGTACCTCTGGCGCTCACTGTTGATCACAACCAAACGAAGCGCATGAGGAAAACGCCGGTGCAGGATATTTACCGTCAGATCATCCAGGACCTGAAAGATGCCAGGGAAGGATTGAAAACAGATTTCTCACAGGCTGCTGGAGAAAGGGTAAGACCCAATAAATTTGCCGCCTCTGCTTTGCTGGCCAGAGTTTATCTCTATACCGGCGATTATCCGAATGCTGCTGCAATGGCCACTGAAGTGATCAATGAAACCGGATCGTTTGGCCTAGAGACCGATCTTACCAAAACATTCATTGCTACCAGCAGGGAAGCGATCTGGCAACTGAAGTCCAATGTTACGAATGGTCTGATGTATGCTACACCTGAAGGGTATCTGCTCAATTCTTCCCAACATACACTTACTCCGCAATTCAATTTGATGCCACACCTGCTGGATGCTTTCGAGCCAGGCGACAAACGCCGGGCCTGGATAGACAGCACCGATAATTCTTCTGATAATCGTCCACCAGTAAAATCTTACTATCCCTTAAAATATAGGATCGGTCAGTTCAACAATACGGTAAGCTCTCCCAGGGAATATTATGTTCTGCTCAGGCTGGCGGAAATGTATCTCATCAGGAGTGAGGCCAGAGCCAACGGCGCGGAAGGAGGACCAGCCGCAGGTGTAGCCGATATCAATGTGATCAGGCATCGTGCAGGACTGGATGATCTTCCGGAAGAGATGGGAAAAGAGGATCTGCTGCTGGCCATCGAAAAGGAAAGACAGGTGGAACTGTTTGCAGAATGGGGACACAGATGGTTTGATCTGAAACGGACCAACCGGGCTACTACCGTGCTTTCTTCCATCTCCATGAAACAACCCTGGCAGGGAGATTACCAGTTACTGTACCCGATACCCGAAAAAGAGATCGAATACAATAATAACCTGCTGCAGAATCCGGGCTATCTATTCTAA
- a CDS encoding SusC/RagA family TonB-linked outer membrane protein, producing the protein MANSKTSLLIIFNEIKKQTNYDVIYNANEVDVNVKVSVNAKKEPLESFLRQVLGKLSLHHTIVRNLIIVQPKVIGMNVEIEVKKENTLKGFVQDERGSPLYGVSIVLKRSGKGTQSDASGLFMLKDFTPGDSVEFSIVGYQLRVLPAEAVMNVALKMAVNELDEAIVQAYGTTSRRLSTGTIVKVSGDEIRKQPVQNPLMALMGKVPGLTITPWTNYAHAPIGVEIRGRNSLNPQFPGDPLYVIDGRPINYLQTGNAFTQRAGVSSGAVQGGFSLTGGQSPLFGMNMNDIESIEVLMDADATAIYGSRGANGVIIITTRKPKPGKTAVTLSLNRAVTDIPAYPKLISPSTYYQLRREAFANDGQEPTPSSAPDLMFWDTTRNTDFRKIFYNKGAVTTLGFGISGGDERAVFGLSTQFTDTKGMNSWSGKNQAFSINLRSELKSNDKKMTISGDVSYVYTYTNALFMGAIPFNIAPSSPDVLDSKGNPNFEGWRGPDGNEEYPFTRLFMPNETKSNTISSNLTFNYKFLRNLEYKASIGYNFNYNDNDNFTPIRAQDPIMKQLGSTIFGTTKSNSITIGSGIDYNARISRGNLSVGLGFEYNATMTNAITILAAGYTNDNLLRSLMNASFYQTLDAFAQQRMLGFRTRVTYNWENKYILSLTGNRDGSSQFGTQNQFGSFGSFGLAWNVNEEKWAKQLLPEWFSFFKLSANYGVIGNNNVGDYQYLSQWGGFDLNSIGTRYPDYNGMVPFVPVIPVNQKYQWERTRQFNGSFDFGFFRNKLNIRATVYRKLTDNQIMNIPTPEYTGFPYVKGNSPATMLNEGIELAINGTILSRGTFTWTASINGSRNRNLIKSFPNLKESPWANTYVIGQSLSTYYFLHYTGVDPLTGIPTFEDHSKDGVIYSGSLAPGAPGNDRYIKIVMDPFVSGGISSNLSYKGFSLSLTGSYAYQWMRDPFSMLRPGTRSVRFVPDDVLKNTWRKPGDLAKYPKLSNTGADMGSLNQSDFGYSKTFYLRLNNVALSYSLAPGILRKLRFSSCTINLNSSNFFVFTKYKGVDPVTGIDTPIQRVINTGINLTF; encoded by the coding sequence ATGGCGAATAGTAAAACCAGCCTGCTCATCATCTTCAACGAGATCAAGAAACAGACGAATTATGATGTGATCTATAATGCCAATGAAGTGGATGTGAATGTGAAAGTATCGGTGAATGCAAAGAAGGAACCGCTGGAATCCTTTCTCAGACAGGTATTGGGGAAATTGTCGCTGCACCATACCATTGTTCGTAACCTGATCATCGTTCAACCAAAAGTTATTGGGATGAATGTAGAGATTGAAGTAAAGAAGGAGAACACATTGAAAGGGTTTGTGCAGGATGAACGGGGATCGCCATTGTATGGTGTAAGTATAGTACTGAAACGTTCCGGCAAAGGCACACAATCTGATGCATCAGGACTTTTCATGCTGAAGGATTTCACTCCGGGTGATAGTGTTGAATTTTCGATTGTAGGTTACCAGCTGCGCGTACTTCCTGCCGAAGCCGTTATGAATGTTGCACTGAAAATGGCCGTGAATGAACTGGATGAGGCCATCGTTCAGGCCTATGGCACTACCAGCAGACGTTTGAGTACAGGCACCATCGTTAAGGTCAGTGGCGATGAGATCCGGAAACAACCCGTGCAAAATCCTCTGATGGCCCTGATGGGTAAAGTACCCGGACTTACCATAACACCCTGGACCAATTATGCACATGCTCCGATAGGTGTGGAGATCAGGGGAAGGAATTCTTTGAACCCTCAGTTCCCCGGAGATCCACTGTACGTGATCGATGGAAGGCCGATCAATTATCTGCAAACCGGCAATGCATTCACGCAGCGCGCAGGCGTTTCATCCGGAGCAGTGCAGGGAGGCTTTTCACTCACAGGCGGACAAAGCCCCTTGTTTGGGATGAACATGAACGATATAGAAAGTATTGAAGTATTGATGGACGCGGATGCAACAGCTATCTATGGTTCCAGAGGCGCCAATGGAGTGATCATTATCACCACCAGGAAACCGAAACCCGGAAAAACAGCCGTTACATTGTCTCTCAACCGCGCTGTTACAGATATACCGGCATATCCTAAACTGATCAGTCCATCCACTTATTACCAGCTCAGGCGTGAAGCTTTCGCCAATGATGGACAGGAACCCACGCCTTCATCTGCTCCTGATCTCATGTTCTGGGATACTACGCGGAATACGGATTTCAGGAAGATCTTTTACAATAAAGGCGCTGTTACCACACTGGGATTCGGAATTTCCGGAGGTGATGAACGCGCTGTGTTTGGTTTGTCTACGCAATTCACCGATACCAAAGGCATGAACAGCTGGAGTGGCAAGAACCAGGCCTTCAGCATCAACCTGAGATCTGAGCTTAAGAGCAATGATAAGAAGATGACGATCTCCGGCGATGTTTCTTACGTTTATACATATACGAATGCCCTGTTCATGGGAGCCATACCATTCAATATAGCGCCCAGCTCTCCGGATGTGCTGGACAGTAAAGGAAATCCCAACTTTGAGGGCTGGCGGGGACCAGATGGCAATGAAGAATATCCTTTTACGCGATTGTTCATGCCAAATGAAACTAAATCCAATACGATCAGCAGCAACCTTACTTTCAATTACAAGTTCCTGAGGAACCTTGAGTACAAAGCAAGTATTGGCTACAATTTCAACTATAACGACAACGATAATTTTACACCCATCAGGGCGCAGGATCCAATCATGAAGCAATTGGGCTCCACAATTTTTGGAACTACAAAAAGCAATTCCATAACCATAGGATCAGGCATCGATTACAACGCCCGTATCAGCAGGGGGAACCTTTCTGTGGGGCTGGGTTTTGAATACAATGCCACCATGACCAATGCCATTACCATTCTGGCTGCTGGCTATACCAATGATAACCTGCTTCGCAGTCTCATGAATGCTTCTTTTTACCAGACATTGGATGCTTTTGCTCAACAGCGTATGCTGGGTTTCCGAACCAGAGTGACCTACAACTGGGAAAACAAATACATATTATCGCTTACTGGTAATCGTGATGGATCTTCACAGTTCGGTACACAAAACCAGTTTGGAAGTTTCGGCTCCTTCGGGCTTGCCTGGAATGTAAATGAAGAAAAATGGGCGAAGCAGTTACTGCCTGAATGGTTCAGCTTTTTCAAGCTCTCCGCCAACTATGGAGTGATCGGCAATAATAATGTGGGCGATTACCAGTATTTATCACAATGGGGTGGATTCGACCTCAATTCTATAGGTACAAGGTATCCCGACTATAACGGAATGGTGCCATTTGTTCCGGTGATTCCGGTAAATCAGAAATATCAATGGGAGAGAACAAGGCAGTTCAACGGATCTTTTGATTTCGGCTTCTTCAGAAATAAACTGAATATCCGCGCTACTGTATACAGGAAGCTGACAGATAACCAGATCATGAATATACCTACGCCTGAATATACCGGTTTCCCTTATGTGAAAGGAAATTCTCCAGCCACCATGTTGAACGAAGGAATTGAACTTGCGATCAATGGGACCATCCTGTCGCGGGGAACCTTCACCTGGACTGCCAGCATCAATGGATCCAGGAACAGGAACCTGATCAAGTCATTCCCCAATCTAAAAGAGTCGCCCTGGGCAAATACATACGTTATAGGACAATCGCTGAGTACATACTATTTCCTGCATTACACAGGTGTGGATCCACTTACCGGGATTCCAACGTTTGAAGATCATTCAAAAGATGGTGTGATCTATTCAGGATCATTGGCGCCGGGCGCTCCGGGAAATGACAGGTATATAAAGATCGTGATGGACCCCTTTGTAAGCGGTGGCATCAGTTCTAATCTTTCTTACAAAGGATTCTCATTATCCTTAACGGGATCATATGCTTACCAGTGGATGCGGGATCCTTTCTCAATGCTGCGTCCAGGTACAAGAAGTGTGAGATTCGTTCCGGATGATGTGCTGAAAAACACCTGGAGAAAACCGGGGGATCTTGCAAAATATCCAAAGCTCAGTAATACCGGTGCTGATATGGGTTCTCTGAATCAGTCAGATTTTGGGTATTCGAAAACCTTTTATCTCCGCCTCAACAATGTAGCGCTTTCCTATAGCCTGGCGCCGGGTATTTTGAGAAAGCTCAGGTTTTCCTCCTGTACAATCAATCTTAACAGTTCCAACTTCTTTGTATTTACAAAGTACAAGGGAGTGGATCCGGTCACAGGGATAGATACTCCGATCCAGCGTGTGATCAATACCGGTATTAACCTCACTTTTTAA
- a CDS encoding FecR family protein — translation MTPEAIQQLLDRYISEELSREEFLALWQTLSQQEYLAQWEQQMDDLLSDGGYEELASPLQQQLVLESILHHNKEQAPVVPMKRRKISWAAASVLLLLSGGAYFWYISGDNVKQPVRQAIVPHDIPPGKDGAILTLSDGARVVLDDRTNGVIATENGSEVILNNNAIAYTPRASATPEVVYNTLSTPRGRQFHVQLPDGTHVWLNAASSIRYPAAFTGKDRKVTVTGEVFIDVAKNPQQPFLVDVDGKMEVQVLGTSFNVNAYADGPSINTTLIDGAVKVLKDGAAGSPILLSPGQQAKLKAQELQLIQLPDLKMVMAWKDGYFIFDHTPLDEILRQFARWYDIEVVYENGIPDFALSGGIRRDFTLTEALITLEKIGLRYRIVDKKLTVLK, via the coding sequence ATGACACCAGAAGCCATACAGCAATTATTGGATCGATATATCTCGGAAGAGCTGAGCAGAGAGGAATTCCTTGCTTTATGGCAAACCCTTTCTCAACAGGAATACCTTGCGCAATGGGAACAGCAGATGGATGATTTGCTCAGCGACGGCGGATATGAAGAACTGGCTTCGCCATTGCAACAACAACTGGTGCTTGAATCCATCCTGCATCATAACAAAGAGCAGGCGCCTGTTGTACCAATGAAGAGAAGAAAGATATCGTGGGCAGCAGCTTCTGTACTGCTGCTGCTTTCAGGAGGCGCATACTTTTGGTACATCTCCGGAGATAATGTAAAACAACCGGTAAGACAGGCAATAGTGCCGCATGATATTCCTCCCGGCAAGGATGGCGCCATCCTCACATTGTCTGATGGCGCAAGAGTAGTGCTGGACGATCGCACCAACGGAGTGATCGCAACTGAGAACGGATCGGAAGTGATTTTGAATAATAACGCCATCGCCTATACGCCGCGAGCTTCCGCAACGCCTGAGGTCGTTTACAATACTTTGAGCACACCCAGGGGAAGACAATTCCATGTACAACTACCAGACGGAACGCATGTATGGTTGAATGCTGCTTCCTCCATCCGCTATCCCGCCGCTTTCACAGGTAAGGATAGAAAAGTGACTGTGACCGGTGAAGTATTTATAGACGTGGCTAAGAATCCTCAGCAACCATTCCTGGTGGATGTTGACGGAAAGATGGAAGTTCAGGTGCTGGGAACCAGTTTTAACGTGAATGCCTATGCGGACGGACCATCCATCAATACAACGCTTATCGATGGTGCTGTGAAAGTACTGAAAGACGGAGCGGCAGGCAGCCCCATATTGCTCAGCCCGGGTCAGCAGGCAAAGCTGAAAGCACAGGAACTTCAACTGATACAGTTGCCTGACCTGAAAATGGTGATGGCCTGGAAAGATGGCTATTTCATATTCGATCATACACCATTGGACGAGATACTACGCCAGTTTGCAAGATGGTATGATATAGAAGTGGTTTACGAAAATGGGATACCGGATTTCGCACTCAGTGGTGGTATCAGGCGCGACTTCACTTTGACGGAAGCATTGATCACACTCGAAAAAATAGGACTTCGCTACAGGATCGTGGATAAGAAACTGACGGTTTTAAAATAG
- a CDS encoding RNA polymerase sigma factor, with protein sequence MVNALHNEQELLDRLASGDPDAFTIIFNHYWPRIFSSMLVISKSPSIAEDIAQEIFARLWKDREKATAIRDLSAYLFIAARNKVLNSLSRMDVETAYRNYILHKESGKTDQVTYQELDKLVQEGVQQLSPQQQRAFRLSRLDGLTHEQIAAEMQISRATVKEHIVKALATLRQHLKAHGYSSMYVILFGIIFG encoded by the coding sequence TTGGTTAATGCTCTACATAACGAACAGGAACTACTGGATCGCCTGGCTTCAGGTGACCCCGATGCATTTACCATCATCTTCAATCATTACTGGCCCCGGATCTTTTCCTCCATGCTGGTGATCAGTAAATCTCCCTCCATAGCAGAAGATATAGCACAGGAGATCTTTGCACGACTGTGGAAAGACAGGGAGAAAGCCACAGCCATCAGGGACCTCTCCGCTTATTTATTCATTGCGGCCCGCAATAAAGTCTTGAACAGTTTGTCGAGAATGGACGTGGAAACGGCTTACAGGAATTATATACTCCACAAAGAATCCGGCAAAACAGACCAGGTGACTTACCAGGAGCTGGACAAGTTGGTGCAGGAAGGAGTACAGCAGTTATCGCCGCAACAGCAACGGGCCTTTCGCCTCAGCAGGCTGGACGGGCTCACACATGAACAGATCGCTGCTGAAATGCAGATCAGTCGCGCCACCGTGAAAGAGCATATCGTGAAAGCGCTGGCAACCTTACGTCAGCATCTGAAGGCCCATGGCTATTCTTCCATGTATGTGATCCTGTTCGGGATCATTTTCGGATAA
- the groL gene encoding chaperonin GroEL (60 kDa chaperone family; promotes refolding of misfolded polypeptides especially under stressful conditions; forms two stacked rings of heptamers to form a barrel-shaped 14mer; ends can be capped by GroES; misfolded proteins enter the barrel where they are refolded when GroES binds) encodes MAKQLFFDIEARNKMKKGVDTLANAVKVTLGPKGRNVVIEKKFGAPAVTKDGVSVAKEIELEDPIENMGAQMVKEVASKTADIAGDGTTTATVLAQAIISEGLKNVAAGANPMDLKRGIDKAVIKVIDNLRAQSQTVGTDSKKIQQVASISANNDDTIGKLIAEAFGKVGKEGVITVEEAKNTETTVDVVEGMQFDRGYISPYFVTNSEKMEAELQSPYILIYDKKISAMKDILHILEKVAQSGRPLVIIAEDLEGEALATLVVNKLRGTLKVAAVKAPGFGDRRKEMLQDIAILTKGIVISEEQGYKLENADLSYLGQAASITIDKDNTVVVGGKGKKDDINARVNQIKAQIEVTTSDYDKEKLQERLAKLSGGVAVLYVGAATEVEMKEKKDRVDDALHATRAAVEEGIVPGGGVAYIRAIEALEKAKGANEDETTGIQIVKRALEEPIRQIVANSGIEGSIVVQKVKEGTKDYGFNARTEVYENLFKAGVIDPTKVTRIALENASSIAGMVLTTECVIADKPKKEEAHAHPGAPGMGGMDY; translated from the coding sequence ATGGCAAAGCAACTGTTCTTCGACATCGAAGCACGTAATAAAATGAAGAAAGGGGTAGATACCCTGGCCAATGCAGTGAAAGTGACACTGGGTCCCAAAGGCCGTAATGTGGTTATCGAGAAAAAATTCGGTGCACCTGCCGTTACTAAAGACGGTGTTAGTGTTGCCAAAGAAATCGAACTGGAAGATCCCATCGAAAATATGGGCGCTCAAATGGTAAAAGAAGTAGCTTCCAAAACTGCTGACATTGCAGGTGATGGTACTACCACTGCTACCGTTCTGGCACAAGCGATCATCAGCGAAGGTCTGAAGAACGTAGCCGCCGGCGCTAACCCAATGGACCTGAAACGCGGTATCGACAAAGCTGTTATCAAAGTTATCGATAACCTCCGCGCCCAGTCTCAAACCGTAGGTACAGACAGCAAGAAGATCCAGCAAGTGGCTTCTATCTCTGCCAACAACGACGACACCATCGGCAAACTCATCGCTGAAGCTTTCGGTAAAGTAGGCAAAGAAGGCGTTATCACTGTTGAAGAAGCAAAGAACACTGAAACTACCGTTGACGTAGTAGAAGGTATGCAATTCGACCGTGGCTATATCTCTCCTTATTTCGTTACCAACAGCGAAAAGATGGAAGCTGAGCTGCAAAGCCCTTACATCCTGATCTACGACAAGAAGATCAGCGCTATGAAAGATATCCTCCACATCCTGGAGAAAGTTGCTCAAAGCGGCCGTCCCCTCGTGATCATCGCAGAAGACCTCGAAGGTGAAGCACTCGCCACACTCGTAGTGAACAAACTCCGCGGTACCCTGAAAGTGGCTGCTGTTAAAGCTCCTGGCTTTGGCGACCGTCGTAAGGAAATGCTGCAGGACATTGCGATCCTCACCAAAGGTATCGTGATCTCTGAAGAGCAAGGATACAAACTGGAGAATGCTGACCTGAGCTACCTCGGACAGGCTGCCAGCATCACTATCGACAAAGACAACACTGTTGTTGTTGGTGGCAAAGGCAAAAAAGATGATATCAATGCCCGCGTTAACCAGATCAAAGCACAGATCGAAGTAACTACTTCCGATTACGATAAAGAGAAATTACAGGAGCGCCTCGCTAAACTGAGCGGTGGTGTTGCAGTTCTCTATGTTGGTGCTGCTACAGAAGTTGAAATGAAAGAAAAGAAAGACCGCGTAGACGACGCCCTGCACGCAACACGCGCTGCTGTTGAAGAAGGTATCGTTCCCGGTGGTGGTGTAGCTTATATCCGTGCTATCGAAGCGCTGGAAAAAGCTAAAGGCGCCAACGAAGACGAGACCACTGGTATCCAGATCGTGAAGAGAGCGCTCGAAGAGCCTATCCGTCAGATCGTGGCCAACAGCGGTATCGAAGGAAGCATCGTGGTTCAGAAAGTGAAAGAAGGTACAAAGGATTACGGTTTCAACGCCCGCACCGAGGTTTATGAGAACCTGTTCAAAGCTGGTGTTATCGATCCTACCAAAGTAACCCGTATCGCTCTCGAGAACGCTTCTTCTATTGCCGGTATGGTACTCACTACTGAGTGCGTGATTGCCGACAAGCCTAAGAAAGAAGAGGCTCATGCTCATCCTGGTGCTCCAGGCATGGGTGGAATGGATTATTAA
- a CDS encoding co-chaperone GroES, whose product MAKKLNVTPLHDRVIVKPAKAEEKTAGGIIIPDTAKEKPQRGTIVAAGPGKKDEPVTVKVGDTVLYGKYAGTEIQIEGEDLLIMRESDILAIV is encoded by the coding sequence ATGGCTAAGAAGTTAAATGTTACCCCACTGCACGACAGGGTAATTGTGAAACCTGCTAAAGCGGAAGAGAAAACTGCCGGAGGTATCATCATTCCTGATACTGCCAAGGAGAAACCCCAGCGCGGAACCATCGTAGCTGCCGGCCCCGGCAAAAAAGATGAGCCCGTTACCGTTAAAGTTGGGGACACTGTACTGTATGGCAAGTATGCCGGTACTGAGATCCAGATCGAAGGTGAAGACCTCCTGATCATGAGAGAAAGCGACATCTTAGCAATCGTATAA
- the nusB gene encoding transcription antitermination factor NusB has translation MISRRNIRVKVMQTLYAVETQFAESGEDKKLTTAEQVKILQKQFDQSQQLFVFMVHFLTELARYAETDARNRAAKHLPSAQDLSVNTKLAGNEVLWKILESPSWLQAKKEAKPSSITDQDMVKKIYLELVEKPEYKEYIAVQGRDKKQEKEILEFIFTQLMLSNERFDSYVEEYFSNWDDDGDMLSQLLMTFLSKPANFNFQELLGNEKWYFAKSLLETTVEKKELTMEYIRPKLKNWDADRIAVLDMLLMRMGVCEFLFFETIPPKVTINEYIDLAKEYSTPQSGQFVNGILDNIHKDLVRDNKMRKVAFSPNPNNKQS, from the coding sequence ATGATCAGCAGAAGAAATATTCGTGTGAAAGTAATGCAGACCTTGTATGCTGTGGAAACCCAGTTCGCAGAGTCAGGCGAAGATAAGAAATTGACCACCGCAGAACAGGTGAAGATCTTACAGAAACAATTCGATCAGTCGCAGCAACTGTTTGTGTTCATGGTTCATTTTCTTACAGAATTGGCCCGCTACGCAGAAACCGATGCACGCAACCGCGCCGCCAAACACCTTCCCTCAGCCCAGGACCTCAGTGTGAATACCAAGCTCGCAGGCAATGAAGTACTCTGGAAAATACTGGAATCACCTTCCTGGCTGCAAGCGAAGAAAGAAGCAAAACCGTCTTCCATCACTGATCAGGATATGGTAAAGAAGATCTACCTGGAATTAGTGGAGAAGCCCGAATACAAAGAATATATCGCTGTTCAGGGCAGGGATAAAAAACAGGAAAAAGAGATCCTGGAATTCATCTTTACACAACTGATGCTGAGCAACGAACGTTTCGACAGCTATGTGGAAGAATATTTCAGCAACTGGGACGATGATGGAGACATGCTCAGCCAGCTGCTCATGACCTTCCTGTCAAAGCCTGCCAATTTCAATTTCCAGGAACTCCTGGGAAATGAAAAATGGTACTTCGCCAAAAGCCTGCTGGAGACCACTGTAGAGAAGAAAGAGCTCACCATGGAATATATCCGTCCCAAACTGAAGAACTGGGATGCAGACAGGATCGCGGTACTGGATATGCTGCTGATGCGCATGGGCGTTTGCGAATTCCTTTTCTTTGAAACCATTCCCCCCAAGGTGACCATCAATGAATACATCGATCTGGCCAAAGAATACAGCACTCCGCAAAGCGGCCAGTTCGTAAATGGAATACTGGACAATATTCATAAGGACCTGGTGCGCGACAATAAAATGCGCAAAGTGGCATTTTCACCGAATCCTAATAACAAACAAAGCTGA
- a CDS encoding DUF1573 domain-containing protein has product MKIAFSLIIVAALATACGNSEQTYKQPELINSKELTDIQWINPNVDLGKINEGQMVEVVFRFKNTGKKPLVIRGVHPGCGCTVANPPAEPIAPGAEGEIKATFDSKGRAGVNHKSISVDANTNGSQTHEVSFNVEVVPTKK; this is encoded by the coding sequence ATGAAAATAGCATTCTCACTCATTATAGTAGCAGCACTGGCAACAGCCTGCGGCAACAGCGAGCAGACCTACAAACAACCGGAGCTGATCAATTCGAAAGAACTGACAGATATCCAGTGGATCAATCCCAATGTAGATCTGGGCAAGATCAATGAAGGACAAATGGTGGAAGTAGTGTTCCGTTTCAAGAACACAGGCAAGAAACCACTGGTGATCCGCGGCGTTCATCCCGGTTGCGGATGCACGGTAGCCAATCCTCCGGCAGAGCCCATCGCTCCCGGTGCAGAAGGCGAGATCAAAGCCACATTCGACAGCAAGGGCAGAGCCGGCGTGAACCACAAGAGCATCTCCGTGGATGCCAATACCAACGGTTCTCAGACCCATGAAGTATCTTTCAACGTTGAAGTAGTTCCCACGAAAAAATAA
- the yajC gene encoding preprotein translocase subunit YajC → MTQLVIFLQAQGGGAGWMNMVLLGGMILVFWLFMIRPQAKKAKLAKQFQENLQKGDKIVTIAGIHGVVNKMNEDGTIQLETSPGSYIKIEKSAISMEWTNNINKAATPAK, encoded by the coding sequence ATGACACAGTTAGTGATTTTCTTACAGGCACAAGGCGGCGGCGCAGGTTGGATGAACATGGTTTTACTGGGTGGAATGATCCTGGTATTCTGGTTGTTCATGATCCGTCCGCAAGCCAAAAAAGCCAAGCTGGCAAAACAATTCCAGGAGAACCTGCAAAAAGGTGACAAGATCGTTACCATCGCTGGTATCCACGGTGTGGTTAACAAAATGAACGAAGATGGCACCATCCAACTGGAAACCAGCCCCGGCAGCTATATCAAGATCGAAAAGAGCGCCATCTCCATGGAGTGGACCAATAATATCAATAAGGCAGCTACTCCCGCTAAGTAG